The Pedobacter roseus genome contains a region encoding:
- a CDS encoding S8 family peptidase has protein sequence MNANLKKLTFLVFIFCINLSAFAQNKNVQLPANWFNLDLLENGYFGISTEKAYRELLKDKKPKQNIIVAVIDGGVDTNHPDLQQVLWTNKKEIPGNGKDDDGNGYIDDIHGWNFIGSKKGNLEFDNLELVRLLRIYRPKYQSTTNLTPLDSTQKEEYKLYKKMVGDFGKKYEDASNTFSVLIAINKVLDSVAKINRKEMPTLEDIDRYKADDETEEQVKTIIRKGSKEDGGFDKFYKNIKEGYKQYDAMLKYNLNPKYDMRAELVGDDYSNSYQKVYGNNDVKGPDAFHGTHVSGIIGADRTNNVGILGVANNVSIMAIRVVPTGDERDKDVANGIRYAVDNGAKVINMSFGKSYKWDKKAVDSAVKYAESKGVLLVHAAGNDNQNNDIEENFPNKFFDSKEAEAYKEANKKPAKPDFTPPRPMGQNNGMGMRPPFERSALVKPIVIDSAKFNLPHASNWIEVGASAYKDDDNLKADFSNYGKYSVDVFAPGFLIKSTVPDIKYEEADGTSMASPVVAGLAGLILSYYPELKPAQVREIIMKSVSKVAHKIKYKNEKGENVRVLFSEICVSGGIVNTYNALKLAETYK, from the coding sequence ATGAACGCTAACCTTAAGAAATTAACTTTTCTTGTTTTTATTTTCTGCATAAACCTTAGTGCTTTTGCTCAGAATAAAAATGTACAGCTCCCTGCCAATTGGTTTAATTTAGATTTACTGGAGAATGGCTATTTTGGTATCAGTACCGAAAAGGCTTATCGTGAGCTGTTAAAAGATAAAAAGCCCAAACAGAATATCATTGTAGCCGTAATTGATGGTGGAGTAGATACCAATCACCCGGATCTGCAGCAGGTTTTATGGACAAATAAAAAGGAAATCCCCGGAAATGGAAAAGATGATGATGGCAATGGCTACATCGATGATATACATGGCTGGAATTTTATCGGCTCTAAAAAGGGAAACCTCGAGTTTGATAACCTGGAACTGGTTAGGCTGTTAAGGATTTACAGGCCAAAATATCAATCAACAACCAATTTAACACCTTTAGATAGTACGCAGAAGGAAGAATATAAGTTATATAAGAAAATGGTTGGCGATTTCGGTAAAAAATACGAGGATGCCAGCAATACTTTTTCTGTGCTCATTGCCATTAACAAAGTTTTAGATTCTGTAGCCAAAATCAATAGGAAGGAGATGCCAACCCTTGAGGATATCGACCGATACAAAGCTGATGATGAAACTGAGGAACAAGTAAAAACCATTATCAGAAAAGGTTCTAAAGAAGATGGCGGTTTTGATAAGTTTTACAAAAATATAAAGGAAGGGTATAAGCAATATGATGCCATGCTAAAATATAACCTGAATCCTAAATATGATATGCGTGCCGAGTTAGTAGGTGATGATTATAGCAATTCTTACCAGAAAGTTTATGGAAACAACGATGTAAAAGGACCTGATGCTTTCCACGGTACACATGTATCTGGCATTATTGGTGCCGACCGTACAAATAATGTTGGCATATTAGGGGTAGCCAATAATGTAAGTATTATGGCCATTCGTGTTGTACCCACTGGTGATGAGCGTGACAAAGATGTAGCCAACGGTATCCGTTACGCGGTTGATAATGGTGCGAAAGTTATCAATATGAGTTTCGGTAAGAGCTATAAATGGGATAAAAAGGCTGTAGATTCTGCAGTTAAATATGCTGAAAGCAAAGGTGTTTTACTGGTTCATGCCGCAGGGAACGATAACCAGAACAATGATATAGAAGAAAATTTTCCCAATAAGTTTTTCGATAGCAAAGAAGCTGAAGCTTATAAGGAAGCCAACAAAAAGCCTGCTAAGCCCGATTTTACCCCACCCCGCCCAATGGGCCAGAATAATGGAATGGGTATGCGGCCTCCTTTTGAACGATCAGCGCTGGTTAAACCGATCGTTATAGATTCTGCTAAGTTCAATCTTCCACACGCCAGTAATTGGATCGAAGTGGGCGCTAGTGCCTATAAAGACGATGATAACCTGAAAGCAGATTTCTCTAATTATGGCAAATATAGTGTTGATGTTTTTGCGCCTGGGTTTTTGATCAAATCTACAGTGCCAGATATTAAGTATGAAGAAGCTGATGGAACAAGCATGGCTTCGCCGGTTGTTGCTGGTTTAGCCGGACTGATTTTAAGCTATTATCCGGAATTAAAACCTGCTCAGGTGAGGGAAATTATTATGAAGTCGGTTTCGAAAGTAGCACACAAAATAAAATACAAAAACGAAAAAGGTGAAAATGTTAGGGTACTTTTTAGCGAAATATGTGTGAGTGGCGGGATTGTAAACACCTATAATGCACTTAAATTAGCAGAGACGTATAAATAA